The Pseudomonas sp. MM223 genome segment GTGTGGGCCGGCTCCATGTGCCTGACCGAGCCGCATGCGGGCACCGACCTGGGCATCATCCGCACCAAGGCCGAGCCCCAGGCCGACGGCAGCTACAAGGTCAGCGGTACCAAGATTTTCATCACCGGTGGCGAGCACGACCTGACCGAAAACATTATCCACCTGGTGCTGGCCAAGCTGCCGGATGCACCGGCGGGGCCGAAGGGCATTTCGCTGTTTTTGGTGCCGAAGTTCCTGGTGAACGAAGACGGTAGCCTGGGCGCGCGCAACCCGGCGAATTGCGGCTCGATCGAGCACAAGATGGGTATCCAGGCCTCGGCTACCTGTGTGATGAACTTCGACGAGGCGGTCGGCTACATTGTCGGTGAACCGAACAAGGGCCTGGCGGCCATGTTCACCATGATGAACTACGAGCGCCTGGGCGTTGGCATCCAGGGCCTGGCCTCGGCCGAACGCTCCTACCAGAACGCCGTGGAATACGCCCGCGACCGCCTGCAGAGCCGCGCCCCGACCGGCCCACAAGCCAAGGATAAGGCAGCCGACCCGATCATCGTCCACCCCGACGTGCGCCGCATGCTGCTGACCATGAAGGCGCAGATCGAGGGTGGCCGCGCCTTCTCCACCTATGTAGCCATGCAGCTGGACAGCGCCAAGTACAGCGAAGACGCTGCCGTGCGCAAGCGCAGCGAAGAGCTGGTGGCGCTGCTGACACCGGTGGCCAAGGCCTTCCTCACCGACCTGGGGCTGGAGAGCACGGTGCACGGCCAGCAGGTATTCGGTGGGCATGGTTATATCCGGGAGTGGGGGCAGGAGCAGCTGGTGCGCGATGTGCGTATTACGCAGATCTACGAAGGCACCAACGGCATCCAGGCCCTTGACCTGATGGGGCGCAAGGTAGTGGCCAGCGGTGGGGCGTACTACCGGTTGTTCTCCGACGAGATTCGTCAGTTCGTTGCCAGCGCGGGTAACGAGCTGGAGGAGTTTGCCAAGCCGTTGGCGGCCAGCCTCGACCAACTCGATGGGTTGACGGAGTGGGTGCTGGATAAAGCCAAGGGCAACCCGAATGAGATTGGCGCGGCTTCGGTCGAGTACCTGCATGCCTTTGGTTACGTGGCCTATGCATACATGTGGGCACTGATGGCGCGGGCGGCCAAGGCGGGTGAGGGGGATGAGGCATTCTACTCGGGCAAGCTGGGTACGGCGCGGTTCTACTTTGCGCGGTTGCTGCCACGGGTAGACTCGCTGGTGGCGTCGGTGAAGGCCGGGAGCGAGTCGCTTTACCTGCTGGATGCTGAGCAGTTCTGACAGATCTTGGGGCCGCTTTGCGGCCATCGCGACACAAGGCCGCTCCTACAGGTACAGCGCATGCCGCAAGGTTTGTGCGGTCCCTGTAGGAGCGGCCTTGTGTCGCGATGGGCTGTGCAGCAGCCCCAATTCCCGGTGTGCTTGGGAATAGATCCTCTCTGTAAGCATTTTCCTACACGACGTGGTGACTTTTCACCACTGTTCTCAGATTGGATCCACGGTTAATCTTTACCACATGGACGTTGCGCAGGAAGCGCAAAGGACAGATCAAGGAAGACGACGAAGGACCACCTGCCAGGACGGCGGGGCGATACGGATGTCACAGGGAAACAGTCTGGAAAACCCCGCTTCGGCGGGGTTTTCTTTGTGCGCGTGTTTTTTTTTCAGGCCAGCACATCCAGCGGCGACGCCCCCAACAGGCGGGTGTCCGTCTCTTCCTCCAGCAGGGTGCGCAGCAGCTCCACAGAGGCCTGCTGGCGCTGTGCATCGCGGAACACCAGGCCAACCTTCAGCGGTACCCGCGGCTCGCTCA includes the following:
- the dmdC_2 gene encoding 3-methylmercaptopropionyl-CoA dehydrogenase (*Name dmdC_2), encoding MADYKAPLRDMRFVLNEVFNVAEQWAQLPGLAEVVDADTAMAVLEEAGKVTAKTIAPLSRAADEEGCHWDNGAVRTPAGFIEAYNTYAEGGWVGVGGDPLFGGMGMPKAISAQVEEMVNASSLAFGLYPMLTAGACLSINAHASEALKEKYLPNMYAGVWAGSMCLTEPHAGTDLGIIRTKAEPQADGSYKVSGTKIFITGGEHDLTENIIHLVLAKLPDAPAGPKGISLFLVPKFLVNEDGSLGARNPANCGSIEHKMGIQASATCVMNFDEAVGYIVGEPNKGLAAMFTMMNYERLGVGIQGLASAERSYQNAVEYARDRLQSRAPTGPQAKDKAADPIIVHPDVRRMLLTMKAQIEGGRAFSTYVAMQLDSAKYSEDAAVRKRSEELVALLTPVAKAFLTDLGLESTVHGQQVFGGHGYIREWGQEQLVRDVRITQIYEGTNGIQALDLMGRKVVASGGAYYRLFSDEIRQFVASAGNELEEFAKPLAASLDQLDGLTEWVLDKAKGNPNEIGAASVEYLHAFGYVAYAYMWALMARAAKAGEGDEAFYSGKLGTARFYFARLLPRVDSLVASVKAGSESLYLLDAEQF